ATACTTTATCAATGATCGTGCTCAAAAATATGCGGACGATGAGAGTTTTTCAATAAAAATCAGACAGGCTGATTAATCTGTAAGAATAGAAAAGTTTTTCAGCAAACTGTTATTCGCCGCGAAGACAGGTTATCTCGAGATTTATGAGCTTGTCCCTAACCTCTGCATCATAAAGGTCGAGCAAGCCATTATCAAAGTAATATGCCCAAGGCGCTGAAGTTTGCCAGCTAAAATCTAGCACCCAGCTATCTGTGCCGAGTGGGTTAAAGTTGTGATAATTTTCCATAACTTCCACACTACCAGCGCCAAAAAATACAGGCCGTGATGTCAGCATGATATCGTTTGGACTATCACAAAATACCTCGAGATGATGAGGTGTAAAGGGTATATAAATTCCTGTTCCACCACCCCGCTTTATATATACCCGAGATTTATTAACAAGACTTCCCGTACTTGTTCCAGTAGGGCCTTGAATTCCCTGGGGTCCTACTGGTCCCTGCAAACCCTGAGCGCCATCTGCTCCTGGTAAACCGTTAACTCCCGCGGGACCTTGTGGGCCTGTTTGCCCTTGTGCGCCTACTGGACCCGCAACTCCCGGTATGCCTTGTGGCCCTTGTGGTCCTGTAACATTCCAGCTGATTGGCTGGTCGTTATCTTTGCAGTCAGCGCGCTTGAATCCTTCGCCAATCATATACATTGCTCCTTCCTTTTTAACACAGACGGTGATTATTCCACTTGCCGCTTGAGCGAGCGTCCACGAGATAAGAGAAAATGCCGCCACCCCAAGAATGAGAACGGCTGATACATATTTATACTTTAATGTTGTTTGCATATTATTATTTTTGTTAATTCTTTAGCTTTAATGAGTAATAACGCCTCTCACCAAGAGTGCTCGCGTTTCGATAATATGTCAAACGTTACAAAACAGCTATTTTTTGTGCGCAGGAGAGGACTTGGTCGTGTCCACCCCCGTAACCCTTTCCAAAATCGCCTCTTATTAAAGCGACAATCGCCCAGATTACAAGCCCCCAAAAGATGACCATAACTATCCAGCCGAACCCGCCCATAGCTCCAAATCCAAAGTTCATCATAAAATTATTTTGTTATTAATTAATAACAAATTATTCTTCAACGGTAAACGGAAACACCATACCGGCTTCTATGTGTTCAAGGATATGGCAGTGCGCCACCCATACGCCGGGGTTTTCTATATCAACCAAAATATCCACGTATTGCCCTGCGGGCACATTGACGGTATCTTTCCACACAAGGTTGGTTTGCGGTACGCCGTTTTTATTCACTACCAAGAATCGCTGGCCGTGAAAATGTATCGGGTGTTGCATGGGATGTACGGAGGTGCCGTCATTCTCAATGCGAATCTTCACCTTTTCTCCGACCTTAAATTTCCAATCAATATCCATATTGCTCTTGCCAGAACCTTGGTCGATAATTTTCCATGCCACCATGCTTGTGTTAGACATCGCATTCATTCCCGCGTTGTTTGCATCGTCCCATTCAATTCCTGCCTGCGCCGATTGCGCGGCAGGCAGGCCGTCTTCCGTCACGCCACCCATCATTTGGCCTCCACCCATACCAGACGGCATTGAGTGACCACTGTTGCCCCCGCCTGCATTTTGACGGGCAGACATCATCCCCATACCGCCCCCCATCATATCAAGCGCAAGCTTTATGTGCTTGTCGATTTCTTTTGTAAAAAGAGGACGAAAAGGATTGATGGTTTTGATGGTTTCTGTATTATCGTGGAGTGTCTGAAATAAATTTGCGGACGCGGAGGCGATAGGCTCTTTCGAAACGATAATTTTTCCGAGACGCGTGGTCGCATTGGGAGTTTTGTTTTGAATCGCGTATTCGCCCGGCGCGTCAAAACGTGCCTCGACGATGGCGCGTTCAGAAGGGGTGATGAGCACAGAATCTTTCCACTCCTCGCGTTCATATGCGCCATTGTCTCCGCCGACAAGTTTCAGTTTGATGCCTTCAAGAGCGAGATTAAACGGCCGGACACTCGCGCTGTTGGTGAAGTAAAAACGAACCACTTCGCCTTTCTTGACCGAGAGCGCGTAATCGGTTTCTCCGTTTACGAACATAGTATTTCCAAAGCGCCCCATGAGCGCGCGATCCGAACCTTTTTTATAAAAAGGGGCGATTGTGCCATTTTCAATTAAAATATCATCCAGAAAAATAGCAATTTCACGGTCAACGGTATTCCAGTAGGTCGGGCTTTTCGGCGTTACTAAAAAATTTCCATAAAGACCGAGCTCAATGGCGTAGTCATCGCGCATGTGCGGGTGGTACCAATACACGCCAGCGTCGGGAAACGTGAACGTATAGACAAACGACTCGCCCGGGAGAACCGCCTTTTGCGTAACATCGGGCACGCCATCAAAGGCGTTCTTCACGCGAACGCCATGCGGGTGAATAGAATTTCCCAAGTCCGTATCATTTTTAAAATTGACGGTCACGGTGGCTCCCTGAAGAACCTTCAAGCTCGGTCCGGGAATAGAGCCGTTATAAGCGAGCATCCTCACTTCCGTGTTGCCAATTTTTTTCTTAACGAAGCTTGCGGTGAGATTAAACGTATCTCCATCTTTGAGTTCTATTACCTCCGTCTTCCCGGCAAGTGGCAATCCTTTGGTGCTTGTTGAAAACGTTTGTCCCGAGACTGTGTCGTTGTTTGATATAAAAATTCCTCCGACAATTGCCGCCGCCGCGATGATACCGATGAATAGTGATTTATTTTTCATATACCTAATAGTATACCGTAAACACAAGCTCCAGAAAAGCCCTTTCCTAGAGCCTGCTCGCGTATTCATCCCCGCGGCAAGCCGACAGGAAATTCTGCGCTTTTAATTAAAACAAATGCTTATATTCAGGGTAATTATCTTTAACGAGAATTTTCCAGCTTGCAGTTTCGTTGTGACCGCTTAAATCGGTTTTGTGGTACACAAGAAGAACACAAACTTTGTTTATATTCCTATGGATCGCAACAATACACCTATTACCAGAACCGTGACGAGACTCTTGAGTACCGGAAATTTTAAATTCAGTTTTACAAATAACTACATCAGCATTTTTATCAGTAATTTCCTCGGCAATACTTTTCAGGAACAAAATGTCTATTTTCTCAAACTCTTGAATTACGGTGCTCAGAGTAAAATCCCATGCGCCCTTATACTTTTTTACAAAAGTCTTTATGAAATGCCTTTCGGTAAATGGTTCAAAGACAACTTCATACTTAGTAGACTTCATGAGGATCTTCTTGGGTTATGAGCGCATAAGAAATAATTTCCTCGTCATCAGCAATCAAGTATGGTAATTGATTGTGAGTAAAATTCACAATGTCTTGAGTTTTTTTGTCTTTCCACTTTTCCACAATTTTTTTCATCAATGCTTTTTCTTCAGTGGAAATAGTCTGAATCTTCTCATTTTTATTGCTTTCTGATTCACTAATCAGAAAGATATCCTTGTCATCGTCTCTTTTTCTATTGATAACAATCTTTCCACTAACTTCAAGTTCATCAAGAGCGCGGAAAAATGCGTCCGGCACCGGACCATAAGTAAGTTTTCTGTATTGCATTCCGCTCATACTCTCAAGATGGTTATAAAACCATGCAAAATCTGCAAGATAGAGAAGCTTTGCAAGCTTGGTCTTTGGAACTTTCCCATCCTTTGAGAGATTCATCCGCAGATAGGTAAGTATCATATGCTTGTACTTTTCTATATCCTGAATAGACCCAGAAACAAGCTCGCTAATATCAATACCCAAAAGATTTGCGAGTTTTTGAGCCTCATCTAAATCGAGCTTCTGTTTACCCGCCTCAATGGCACTGTAGGTAGGACGGGAAACACCAATTGCTTTCGCAACTTGCTCCTGAGAAAAACCTTTCTTAGTACGAAATTCCTTAATTTTTTGTATATACGTGTTCATACGAACAAGTATATACAAACGATGTAAAAAAGTCAAGCAGGTTTGGTCGAGTATTTGACATGTAGAATCAACGGCAATCTCGACATCAAAATTTGCTTTGCTGTACTACTGGGATGCGCTTGACCCACCATCCCGTTCGCGCGCAATATCCCCGCCGTGGGGAAAAGAGGAAACGGCGGGGATGCTCCCTAGTATCACTAAGCCCAGAATGGGATGTAGGACATATACCTTTTTGATTTGTTGTTTGGATCAGATGGTTTAATCAACCCCGCCTCCATAGCGTCACTAATAATTCCCGAGGCAATAGGATAGTTTTCTTCTTTAATCTGGAATCTTTCGCGTAGAGTTGTGTTATTCATTTTTTCTTTACCTGCCACATATTTCAAACAACAGTGAAGATAACACGCGCGCACTTTATCGTCCTTATTCATTTTTGAGAGAGGCTTATGAGAATACAAAATTGCTGTGAAATGTTTTTCGTTTTTTCTAAAATCTGGCGCAGGTAATTGAAAAAACTCCGACTGGAATACCACCTTATCAATACCGCTCCCTCTTTCTTCACAAATTTTGAATCGGCGCATAATTCCCGCCAGCTTCTCATTTCTAGATTGAGGCGGAGAATCCAAAAGTCGCAGAGTATCAATAAGAGGCTGTCCGGGATTTGTGATCTCTATCCGATCAGAAAAAATCTCAATCATTGGTCCAGTGCCTGTAATATAAAAATCTTGATGAATTAAAGCATTTGCGACCAACTCTCTGATGGCAATTTCTGGATACATTTTTACATCTGCTCGTAAAGCTGTTTTTATGACTTCGTTTGCAGGCAAAAGATTATTTATAAATCCAATCAAAGATTCAAAACCTGATGCATATCCTTTTTTACCGTCTAATTCCTTAATAGTTTTCATTCTATCCTTACCTTCGTAAATAATCACACGCACAGCCTTACGGCTTAAATTCTCAAATTCTTCAATATTTTTCGCCAACAGGATTGCTCCGAGGTTTGTTATATCAAAAAGGTCGCCATTTTTTCTTGCTAATTTATCTGCACATAAAACATCCAGAATTGCTTCAT
The sequence above is drawn from the bacterium genome and encodes:
- a CDS encoding multicopper oxidase family protein, giving the protein MKNKSLFIGIIAAAAIVGGIFISNNDTVSGQTFSTSTKGLPLAGKTEVIELKDGDTFNLTASFVKKKIGNTEVRMLAYNGSIPGPSLKVLQGATVTVNFKNDTDLGNSIHPHGVRVKNAFDGVPDVTQKAVLPGESFVYTFTFPDAGVYWYHPHMRDDYAIELGLYGNFLVTPKSPTYWNTVDREIAIFLDDILIENGTIAPFYKKGSDRALMGRFGNTMFVNGETDYALSVKKGEVVRFYFTNSASVRPFNLALEGIKLKLVGGDNGAYEREEWKDSVLITPSERAIVEARFDAPGEYAIQNKTPNATTRLGKIIVSKEPIASASANLFQTLHDNTETIKTINPFRPLFTKEIDKHIKLALDMMGGGMGMMSARQNAGGGNSGHSMPSGMGGGQMMGGVTEDGLPAAQSAQAGIEWDDANNAGMNAMSNTSMVAWKIIDQGSGKSNMDIDWKFKVGEKVKIRIENDGTSVHPMQHPIHFHGQRFLVVNKNGVPQTNLVWKDTVNVPAGQYVDILVDIENPGVWVAHCHILEHIEAGMVFPFTVEE
- a CDS encoding ATP-binding protein; protein product: MKIWEKEAIDWLEKSIKPFPQELNEIDWKLDLSPNTDRLAQHLSAFSNYDGGGFLVFGVEAGKIIGIDNDQCTKIITALGNIARQNLIPPIVLDHAVTEFQGKNLLFIKIGEAQERPIHLRSGSVYDSYTRSAGQTRRMDRVEVANLIAKSQGLRFEDGISETGLSAEAVLKKIDFTSYFDMIERPLPSGNEAILDVLCADKLARKNGDLFDITNLGAILLAKNIEEFENLSRKAVRVIIYEGKDRMKTIKELDGKKGYASGFESLIGFINNLLPANEVIKTALRADVKMYPEIAIRELVANALIHQDFYITGTGPMIEIFSDRIEITNPGQPLIDTLRLLDSPPQSRNEKLAGIMRRFKICEERGSGIDKVVFQSEFFQLPAPDFRKNEKHFTAILYSHKPLSKMNKDDKVRACYLHCCLKYVAGKEKMNNTTLRERFQIKEENYPIASGIISDAMEAGLIKPSDPNNKSKRYMSYIPFWA
- a CDS encoding helix-turn-helix domain-containing protein, whose protein sequence is MNTYIQKIKEFRTKKGFSQEQVAKAIGVSRPTYSAIEAGKQKLDLDEAQKLANLLGIDISELVSGSIQDIEKYKHMILTYLRMNLSKDGKVPKTKLAKLLYLADFAWFYNHLESMSGMQYRKLTYGPVPDAFFRALDELEVSGKIVINRKRDDDKDIFLISESESNKNEKIQTISTEEKALMKKIVEKWKDKKTQDIVNFTHNQLPYLIADDEEIISYALITQEDPHEVY